A region from the Tachyglossus aculeatus isolate mTacAcu1 chromosome X2, mTacAcu1.pri, whole genome shotgun sequence genome encodes:
- the GCM2 gene encoding chorion-specific transcription factor GCMb, translating to MKLTWDINDPKLPQEPKHFDSFKEWADGYVRFIYRGEEKNAQRHLSGWAMRNTNNHNCQILKKSCLGVVVCASNCVLPDGTKMQLRPAICDKARQKQQKKVCPNCHSALELIPCRGHSGYPVTNFWRLDGTAIFFQAKGVHDHPRPESKSETEARRSAIKRQTSSYHPQKKRFLESEGGRHQESSGPYSNIHHFPCLESPERFSITTEPSFPIPTQPYPAFQNADSYKIPCDSTSFQGDSMSPFPKCPNPRIYTPRPPCSYEFSVPSYLGSGPYPTFYRDSNSCFPDADRINWTGPQYNSNSLTARDRNFEANSKHHGWKQVLGKAGCGEKNDCGQFQSNPTHSYYSGEFPCRYGSSSPSTSPPGLQTVITTTTKVSYQAYKPPVVRYSDNMHDVKNLQSCNYLADGSPGAFYSEVKTQEDCGTAKSSLVYPPEPNPFKTERGETWDVYRCGPFPGNNYSDRVGQLFRYEDEEF from the exons ATGAAGCTCACCTGGGACATCAACGATCCCAAACTGCCGCAA GAGCCCAAACACTTCGACAGCTTCAAGGAGTGGGCCGACGGCTATGTGCGCTTCATCTACCGCGGCGAGGAGAAGAACGCTCAACGCCATCTCAGCGGCTGGGCCATGCGTAACACCAACAACCACAACTGCCAGATCCTTAAGAAGTCCTGTCTCGGGGTGGTGGTATGTGCCAGCAACTGCGTCCTTCCCGATGGCACCAAGATGCAGCTCCGGCCAGCCATTTGCGACAAGGCTCGACAGAAGCAGCAGA AGAAAGTGTGCCCCAACTGCCACTCAGCTTTAGAGTTGATCCCCTGCAGAGGTCACAGTGGTTACCCAGTCACCAACTTCTGGCGGCTTGATGGCACGGCAATATTTTTTCAG GCCAAAGGAGTTCATGATCATCCGAGACCAGAAAGTAAATCAGAGACAGAAGCAAGAAGAAGTGCCATTAAGAGACAAACATCTTCTTACCATCCCCAGAAAAAGAGGTTCCTAGAATCAGAG GGAGGAAGACATCAAGAGAGTAGTGGTCCCTACAGCAACATCCACCACTTTCCCTGCTTGGAAAGCCCAGAACGATTCAGTATAACAACAGAGCCTAGTTTCCCTATTCCAACTCAGCCTTATCCCGCCTTTCAAAATGCTGATTCTTACAAAATTCCCTGTGACTCAACCAGCTTTCAGGGGGACTCCATGTCACCCTTTCCAAAATGTCCAAATCCGAGAATCTATACGCCCAGGCCACCTTGTAGCTATGAATTTTCAGTTCCCAGTTACCTAGGATCCGGCCCTTACCCCACATTTTATAGAGACTCCAACAGTTGCTTTCCGGATGCCGACCGGATTAATTGGACCGGGCCGCAATATAACAGCAATTCATTGACTGCCCGTGATAGGAATTTCGAAGCCAACAGTAAACATCACGGGTGGAAACAGGTCCTTGGGAAAGCAGGGTGTGGAGAGAAGAATGACTGTGGACAGTTCCAGAGTAATCCCACTCACTCATACTACAGTGGGGAATTCCCCTGCAGGTATGGGAGTTCTTCTCCCTCCACCAGCCCCCCGGGCCTACAGACGGTGATCACAACTACTACCAAAGTCTCCTACCAGGCCTACAAGCCCCCCGTCGTGAGGTACAGTGACAACATGCATGACGTTAAGAACCTTCAGAGCTGTAACTATTTAGCAGATGGAAGTCCGGGGGCCTTCTATTCCGAGGTAAAGACCCAAGAAGATTGCGGGACAGCCAAATCCTCCTTGGTTTACCCCCCAGAGCCAAACCCCTTTAAGACAGAACGAGGAGAGACCTGGGACGTGTATCGATGTGGACCGTTCCCAGGAAATAATTATTCTGATCGAGTGGGTCAGCTCTTTAGGTATGAGGATGAGGAATTCTGA